A genomic window from Paenibacillus antri includes:
- a CDS encoding MarR family winged helix-turn-helix transcriptional regulator, translating to MENVRELFQILTRRFGFLNKNCCSAGGFDISLVQSHILYEIDRQHNPSIQQVAEALGTDITTFSRQVQSLMKMNLVKKTSDPDDRRVYVLSLTTEGRFVAATIDKQINAYLDEVFSHMNEFEKETVLRSLRLLNGAMSKTSLCCSTQNG from the coding sequence ATGGAAAACGTTCGCGAACTATTCCAGATCTTAACCCGTAGGTTTGGTTTTCTAAACAAAAACTGTTGTTCCGCCGGCGGGTTTGACATTTCCCTAGTCCAAAGTCATATTCTTTACGAAATCGATCGTCAGCATAACCCATCTATACAGCAGGTTGCGGAGGCACTAGGTACCGACATTACGACTTTTAGCCGACAAGTTCAATCTTTAATGAAGATGAATTTAGTGAAGAAGACGTCCGATCCTGACGATCGAAGGGTATACGTTCTTTCGTTGACGACGGAAGGGAGGTTCGTGGCTGCGACGATCGATAAACAAATCAACGCCTATCTAGATGAGGTTTTCTCCCATATGAACGAATTTGAAAAAGAAACAGTCCTTCGTTCACTGAGACTCCTTAATGGAGCCATGTCGAAAACAAGTTTATGCTGTTCCACCCAAAATGGGTGA
- a CDS encoding flavin-containing monooxygenase encodes MDIVYDCIIIGGGQAGLASGYHLKKKGLRFLILEAGEEATGSWPRYYDSLKLFSPAGFSSLPGMKFPGEPNGYPTRDEVIRYLQEYRDKFQLPVQLKQRVESVEKEGFGFVIRTTAGDQFRSRTIINATGSFHNPYKPAIPGEELFQGRIIHSSEYRNPTSFRNQRVVVVGRGNSAVQIGVELAEVSKTSLAVLRPVQFVKQRFLGLDLHFWVRLIGFDTFPFWRFRKTAPSSSAVNDTGRYEERISAGQPDQQPMFTRFYDDGVVWPNGQKEQVDTVIFATGYRPNLPYLEGIGALDEGGKPLHRGGISVVPGLYYVGLEGQRSFSSATLRGVGPDAGFVVKKLKNH; translated from the coding sequence ATGGATATCGTTTATGATTGCATCATTATTGGAGGAGGGCAAGCTGGACTCGCCTCCGGGTATCATCTAAAGAAGAAGGGGCTCCGATTCTTGATCTTAGAAGCAGGTGAAGAAGCCACCGGGTCATGGCCTCGTTACTACGATAGTTTGAAGCTCTTTTCGCCGGCCGGCTTCTCTTCGCTCCCGGGAATGAAGTTTCCGGGTGAACCGAATGGCTATCCCACGAGAGATGAGGTCATTCGTTACTTACAAGAATACCGGGACAAATTTCAACTGCCGGTTCAGTTGAAGCAGCGGGTGGAGTCCGTTGAGAAAGAGGGATTCGGGTTTGTAATTCGCACCACAGCTGGCGATCAATTCCGTTCCCGTACAATCATCAATGCAACCGGGTCGTTTCACAATCCCTATAAGCCCGCGATCCCCGGAGAGGAGCTATTTCAAGGACGTATTATCCATTCATCCGAGTATCGAAATCCGACGTCTTTTCGGAATCAACGGGTAGTAGTAGTAGGACGCGGGAACTCAGCTGTTCAAATCGGGGTAGAACTGGCGGAGGTAAGTAAAACGTCTTTAGCAGTGTTACGTCCCGTTCAATTTGTAAAACAACGTTTTTTGGGCCTGGATTTGCATTTCTGGGTCCGGCTAATCGGCTTTGATACCTTTCCGTTCTGGCGGTTCAGAAAAACCGCACCGAGTTCAAGCGCAGTAAATGACACGGGGAGGTATGAAGAAAGAATCTCTGCCGGGCAACCGGATCAACAACCCATGTTTACACGCTTTTATGACGATGGCGTAGTTTGGCCGAATGGACAAAAAGAACAGGTGGATACAGTCATCTTTGCAACGGGGTACAGACCTAATTTGCCGTACCTTGAAGGGATCGGGGCACTCGATGAAGGTGGAAAACCGTTGCATCGCGGGGGGATAAGTGTCGTTCCGGGACTGTATTATGTTGGGCTTGAAGGGCAGCGATCCTTTTCGTCCGCCACCTTAAGGGGTGTAGGGCCGGATGCTGGATTTGTTGTAAAGAAGCTAAAAAACCATTAA